In one window of Pseudooceanicola aestuarii DNA:
- a CDS encoding dipeptide/oligopeptide/nickel ABC transporter permease/ATP-binding protein — protein sequence MRRTLSLLFRNRLAAFGAVVLAAILLLALITPLLPMPAPNVTDTGNRFLRPMSPGHLLGTDHLGRDLLSRLMYGTRMSLAVGIAAAVVAASIGSAIGIVAGYFGGRTDNIIMRGVDMLMAFPYILLALAIVAALGPGLMNALIAVAAVNVPFFARNIRGVTVSLSGREFVDAARLAGMGHGRIIATEILPNVLPVIVIAMSTTVGWMILETAGLSFLGLGSQPPQADLGSMLGEARAALITAPHTSVVPGVMIFLIVMSVNLLGDGVRDALDPRLRSGALSRPRARTQVDRQGPVPEAEGAGVLEVQSLDTRFHVGPRVFRAVNQVSLSVRAGECLGVIGESGSGKSVTALSITGLVASPPGVITGGAVRFAGEDLLAAPYARLRQLRGDRIAYIFQDPLSTLHPLYRVGDQLAEAIQAHHNTTGAEARARALDLLKSVRIPNPQARLRDYPHEMSGGMRQRVGIAMALANDPDVIIADEPTTALDVTVQAQILALLDDLRRERGLAIVFITHDFGVVAQLCDRVAVMYAGRIVEEGPTARVLDAPAHPYTRRLIACVPELGGGRRRLEAIAGLPPVVDDLPPGCAFAPRCDKARAECRAGEIPLAGRAPRAVRCLFPEEPVQ from the coding sequence ATGAGGCGCACGTTGTCCCTGCTGTTTCGCAACCGGCTGGCGGCCTTCGGCGCCGTGGTGCTTGCCGCGATCCTGCTGCTGGCGCTGATCACGCCGTTGCTGCCGATGCCCGCGCCCAATGTCACGGATACGGGAAACAGGTTCCTGCGGCCGATGTCGCCGGGCCATCTGCTGGGCACCGATCACCTGGGCCGGGATCTGCTGTCGCGACTGATGTACGGCACGCGGATGTCGCTGGCGGTGGGGATCGCGGCGGCGGTGGTGGCGGCGAGCATCGGGTCGGCGATCGGCATCGTGGCGGGCTATTTCGGGGGACGCACCGACAACATCATCATGCGCGGCGTCGATATGCTGATGGCCTTTCCCTATATCCTGCTGGCGCTGGCCATCGTGGCGGCCCTGGGGCCGGGGCTGATGAACGCGCTGATTGCCGTGGCGGCGGTGAACGTGCCGTTCTTTGCCCGCAACATCCGCGGCGTCACCGTCTCTCTCTCCGGGCGCGAATTCGTCGATGCGGCGCGGCTGGCGGGGATGGGCCACGGCCGCATCATCGCGACGGAGATCCTGCCCAATGTTCTGCCCGTCATCGTCATCGCCATGTCCACCACTGTCGGCTGGATGATTCTGGAAACCGCCGGGCTGTCGTTCCTGGGGCTGGGCAGCCAGCCGCCGCAGGCCGATCTCGGCTCCATGCTGGGAGAGGCACGGGCGGCGCTGATCACCGCGCCGCATACTTCGGTGGTGCCGGGGGTGATGATCTTCCTCATCGTGATGAGCGTGAACCTGCTGGGCGACGGGGTGCGCGATGCGCTGGACCCGCGCCTGCGCTCCGGCGCGCTGTCGCGGCCGCGGGCGCGCACCCAGGTCGATCGCCAGGGCCCGGTCCCCGAGGCCGAAGGCGCCGGCGTGCTGGAGGTCCAGTCGCTGGACACCCGGTTTCACGTCGGCCCGCGTGTCTTTCGCGCGGTCAACCAGGTCTCCCTGTCGGTGCGGGCCGGCGAATGCCTGGGCGTCATCGGGGAAAGCGGGTCGGGCAAATCCGTCACCGCGCTGTCGATCACCGGGCTTGTCGCCTCGCCGCCAGGCGTGATCACCGGCGGCGCCGTGCGTTTCGCGGGGGAGGATCTGCTGGCCGCGCCCTATGCCCGGCTGCGGCAGCTTCGCGGTGACCGTATCGCCTATATCTTTCAGGATCCTCTGTCGACACTGCACCCGCTCTACCGTGTTGGCGATCAACTGGCAGAGGCAATCCAGGCCCATCACAACACCACCGGCGCCGAGGCCCGCGCCCGCGCCCTGGATCTGTTGAAATCCGTGCGCATCCCCAATCCGCAGGCCCGGCTGCGGGACTACCCGCACGAGATGTCGGGCGGGATGCGTCAACGTGTCGGGATCGCCATGGCGCTGGCCAATGACCCGGACGTGATCATCGCCGATGAACCCACCACCGCGCTGGACGTGACGGTTCAGGCGCAGATCCTGGCGCTGCTGGACGATCTGCGGCGGGAACGCGGGTTGGCCATCGTGTTCATTACCCATGATTTCGGCGTGGTCGCGCAGCTCTGTGACCGGGTGGCGGTCATGTATGCCGGGCGCATCGTGGAGGAGGGGCCGACCGCTCGTGTGCTGGACGCGCCCGCCCATCCCTATACCCGACGGCTGATCGCCTGTGTGCCCGAACTGGGCGGTGGCCGCCGCCGGCTAGAGGCCATCGCGGGGCTGCCGCCGGTGGTCGACGACCTGCCGCCCGGCTGCGCCTTTGCGCCGCGCTGCGACAAGGCCCGCGCCGAATGCCGCGCGGGGGAGATCCCGCTGGCCGGTCGCGCGCCGCGCGCGGTGCGCTGCCTCTTCCCGGAGGAGCCCGTGCAATGA
- a CDS encoding FadR/GntR family transcriptional regulator yields MPPATTRSPRDAKVSRPVQVAEAIKDWVVEQGLRAGDRLPGEAELIQRFGMAKSTIREAMRILEAQGLIKTRTGPGGGSFVHEVSRQRARALLGNYFYFKNLTIGDIYQLRLALEPQLAGQLAGQLDAAVLDRLAAHISDYSDPSTSVEEERAQHIASLEFHAILAEQSSNPLLGFVIDFMVSLLSDLTVYRKLYAPPNIELWRRGQDYQARLLMALREGDSGAAEAIMRAHMETAWSLMRGQEVRMAQRFMPE; encoded by the coding sequence TTGCCGCCTGCCACCACCCGATCACCCCGTGACGCCAAGGTCAGCCGCCCCGTCCAGGTCGCCGAGGCGATCAAGGACTGGGTCGTCGAACAGGGTCTGCGTGCCGGAGACCGCCTGCCCGGCGAGGCCGAGTTGATCCAGCGGTTCGGCATGGCCAAGAGCACGATCCGGGAAGCGATGCGCATCCTGGAGGCCCAGGGTCTGATCAAGACCCGCACCGGCCCCGGCGGCGGCAGTTTCGTGCACGAGGTCAGCCGCCAGCGCGCCCGCGCCCTGCTGGGCAATTACTTCTACTTCAAGAACCTGACCATCGGCGACATCTACCAACTGCGGCTCGCGCTGGAGCCGCAATTGGCCGGGCAACTGGCCGGTCAGCTGGACGCGGCTGTGCTGGACCGGCTGGCGGCCCATATCTCCGATTATTCCGACCCCTCCACCAGCGTGGAGGAAGAGCGGGCTCAACATATCGCATCGCTGGAATTTCACGCCATCCTGGCAGAGCAATCGTCGAACCCGCTGCTGGGCTTCGTTATAGATTTCATGGTCAGCCTGCTGTCCGACCTGACCGTCTATCGCAAACTCTACGCTCCGCCCAATATCGAGCTGTGGCGCCGGGGGCAGGATTATCAGGCACGCCTGTTGATGGCCCTGCGCGAAGGCGATTCCGGCGCGGCGGAGGCGATCATGCGCGCCCATATGGAAACCGCCTGGTCACTGATGCGCGGCCAGGAAGTGCGTATGGCACAGCGCTTCATGCCAGAGTGA
- a CDS encoding NAD-dependent epimerase/dehydratase family protein, translating to MRRAFVTGSAGFIGCHLADLLLSEGFAVHGYDGMTDYYDVGLKRRRHAMLMQSAQFTATEAMLEDDDTLSAAIDEFAPDVIIHLAAQAGVRHSLENPRAYVQANLIGTFNVMEAARRRGVDHLLMASTSSVYGGNADMPFAETQQADLPLTIYAATKKANEAMGHSYAHLHDLPVTMFRFFTVYGPWGRPDMALFRFTDAILDGRPIDIYNHGDMSRDFTYVADLVRGIRLLIDAVPRRPASPTEIAPGDSLSPVAPYRVVNIGNSDKVRLLDFIDAIEQETGRPAIRNYMPMQPGDVPATWADSSLLHSLTGYRPNTGFADGVTRFVTWFREYYEK from the coding sequence ATGCGACGCGCCTTTGTCACCGGCTCTGCCGGGTTTATCGGCTGTCATCTTGCCGACCTTCTCCTGTCCGAGGGGTTTGCCGTTCATGGCTATGACGGCATGACCGATTATTACGATGTCGGGTTGAAACGTCGCCGTCATGCCATGCTGATGCAATCCGCGCAGTTCACAGCGACGGAGGCGATGCTGGAAGATGACGACACTCTCTCTGCCGCCATCGACGAATTCGCCCCCGACGTCATCATCCACCTCGCCGCCCAGGCGGGGGTGCGGCATTCGCTTGAAAACCCCCGCGCCTATGTACAGGCGAACCTGATCGGCACCTTCAACGTGATGGAGGCGGCGCGCCGGCGCGGTGTGGACCACCTGTTGATGGCCTCCACTTCCTCCGTCTACGGGGGCAATGCCGACATGCCCTTCGCGGAAACACAGCAGGCCGATCTGCCCCTGACCATCTACGCCGCCACCAAGAAGGCGAACGAGGCGATGGGCCATTCCTATGCCCATCTGCACGACCTGCCGGTGACGATGTTCCGGTTCTTCACCGTCTACGGCCCCTGGGGCCGACCGGACATGGCGCTGTTCCGCTTTACCGATGCGATCCTGGATGGCCGGCCGATCGACATCTACAACCACGGCGACATGTCCCGCGATTTCACCTATGTTGCCGACCTGGTGCGCGGCATCCGGCTGCTGATCGACGCGGTGCCCCGCCGCCCCGCCAGCCCGACGGAAATCGCCCCGGGCGACAGTCTCAGCCCGGTGGCACCCTACCGGGTGGTGAATATCGGCAATTCGGACAAGGTGCGTCTGCTGGATTTCATTGATGCCATCGAGCAGGAAACCGGGCGCCCCGCGATCCGCAACTACATGCCGATGCAACCCGGCGACGTGCCGGCCACATGGGCCGATTCCTCCCTGCTGCACAGCCTCACCGGCTACCGACCCAACACCGGATTCGCCGACGGGGTGACCCGTTTCGTCACCTGGTTCCGGGAGTATTACGAAAAATGA
- a CDS encoding uracil-xanthine permease family protein produces the protein MADISIGTAEQLRDPNFTPPLHKAVPMGIQHVLAMFVSNVTPAIIVCGAAGFGFGSDSADFPQMLYMIQMSMFFAGVATLFQTIGLGPVGARLPIVQGTSFAFIPIMIPLVAGKGVEAMAPLMGGVLAGGLFHAVLALFIGRIRFALPPLVTGLVVTMIGLALVKVGIQYAAGGVPAIGTPEYGSAQNWFVAGVVIVVTLALKFFARGMLSVSAVLLGLIAGYVVALLLGMVSFGNVGRAAVLALPDPLHFGLEFSVAAVLGFCLMGFVSAVETVGDVSGITKGGAGREATDREITGATWADGLGTALAGLFGALPNTSFSQNVGLIAMTGVMSRHVVTIGALFLILCGLVPKVGAIISTVPIEVLGGGVIVMFGMVVAAGVSMLSDVEWNRRNMVIFAIALSLGLGLQLEPGALQHLPATLKVLATSGILPAALIAIVLNLLLPEDLAAEATEDISGGLSGRK, from the coding sequence ATGGCAGACATATCCATCGGCACCGCCGAACAGCTACGTGATCCGAATTTCACACCACCCCTGCACAAAGCCGTGCCGATGGGCATCCAGCACGTGCTGGCGATGTTCGTCAGCAACGTGACCCCCGCGATCATCGTCTGTGGCGCGGCGGGCTTCGGCTTCGGCTCTGACAGCGCGGATTTTCCGCAGATGCTGTACATGATCCAGATGTCGATGTTCTTTGCCGGGGTGGCGACCCTGTTCCAGACCATCGGCCTGGGCCCGGTGGGGGCGCGGTTGCCGATCGTGCAGGGCACCTCCTTTGCCTTCATCCCGATCATGATCCCGCTGGTCGCCGGAAAAGGGGTCGAGGCGATGGCCCCGCTGATGGGCGGCGTATTGGCGGGGGGGCTGTTCCACGCCGTACTGGCCCTGTTCATCGGGCGCATCCGCTTTGCGCTGCCGCCGCTGGTCACCGGGCTGGTGGTTACCATGATCGGGCTGGCGCTGGTCAAGGTCGGCATCCAGTACGCCGCCGGCGGGGTACCTGCCATCGGAACGCCGGAGTACGGCTCGGCGCAGAACTGGTTCGTGGCGGGCGTGGTCATCGTGGTGACGCTGGCGCTGAAGTTCTTTGCCCGGGGGATGCTGTCCGTCTCGGCGGTGCTGCTGGGGCTGATCGCGGGCTATGTGGTGGCTCTGCTGCTGGGGATGGTCTCCTTTGGCAATGTGGGGCGCGCGGCGGTGCTGGCGCTGCCCGATCCGCTGCATTTCGGGCTGGAATTCTCGGTCGCGGCGGTGCTGGGCTTCTGCCTGATGGGCTTTGTCTCGGCGGTGGAGACGGTGGGCGATGTCAGCGGCATCACCAAGGGCGGCGCCGGGCGGGAAGCGACGGACCGGGAGATCACCGGCGCCACCTGGGCCGATGGTCTGGGCACGGCGCTGGCGGGGCTGTTCGGGGCGCTGCCCAACACTTCGTTCAGCCAGAACGTCGGGCTGATCGCCATGACCGGCGTGATGAGCCGCCACGTCGTCACCATCGGCGCGCTGTTCCTGATCCTCTGCGGCCTTGTGCCCAAGGTAGGCGCCATCATCTCGACCGTACCGATCGAGGTTCTGGGCGGCGGCGTGATCGTGATGTTCGGCATGGTGGTGGCGGCGGGCGTGTCGATGCTGTCCGACGTGGAGTGGAACCGGCGCAACATGGTGATCTTTGCCATCGCCCTGTCACTGGGCCTGGGGTTGCAACTGGAACCGGGCGCGTTGCAACACCTGCCCGCCACGCTGAAGGTGCTGGCGACCTCGGGTATCCTCCCCGCTGCGCTGATCGCCATCGTGCTGAACCTCCTGCTGCCCGAGGACCTGGCGGCCGAGGCGACGGAAGATATCTCCGGCGGGCTGTCGGGGCGGAAGTAG
- a CDS encoding ABC transporter permease — MGSYILKRLISAIPVLLGITVIVFLIMAMIPGDPATAILGSYATPENVAKLNRDLGLDKPLVQRYFIWLGSMLTGDFGRSFSLNRPVLDEIIERFNATLILAGTSFVLCSILGILAGVVSAARQYGLADKAITFVVLIGISVPSFFLGMMMILVFAVNLRWLPVSGMYAIYGGGDLPDLINHLIMPATALAAVATGVIARLARSAMLEVLRQDYIRTARAKGVSERRVLMGHALRAAMVSIIPVLGIQAGFVLSGSVYIEMVFQWPGVGRMLVDAILKRDILLVQGGVVFVAACYVLFNIAVDVAQGLLDPRIKT; from the coding sequence ATGGGCAGCTACATCCTGAAACGCCTGATCTCCGCCATTCCGGTTCTGCTTGGGATCACGGTGATCGTGTTCCTGATCATGGCGATGATCCCCGGCGATCCGGCGACGGCGATTCTGGGCAGCTATGCGACACCGGAGAACGTGGCCAAGCTGAACCGGGATCTGGGGCTGGATAAGCCTCTGGTACAGCGGTATTTCATCTGGCTCGGCTCTATGTTGACCGGGGATTTCGGGCGCAGCTTCTCCCTGAACCGTCCGGTGCTGGACGAGATAATCGAACGCTTCAACGCGACGCTTATCCTGGCGGGCACGTCCTTTGTGCTGTGTTCGATCCTTGGCATCCTGGCCGGTGTCGTCTCTGCCGCGCGTCAATACGGGCTGGCGGACAAGGCGATCACCTTTGTCGTGCTGATCGGGATCTCGGTGCCCAGCTTCTTTCTGGGGATGATGATGATCCTGGTCTTCGCGGTGAACCTGCGATGGCTGCCGGTGTCGGGGATGTATGCGATCTACGGTGGCGGGGATCTGCCCGATTTGATCAATCACCTGATCATGCCCGCCACCGCCCTGGCTGCCGTGGCCACCGGGGTCATTGCCCGGCTGGCGCGTTCCGCCATGCTTGAGGTGCTGCGGCAGGACTACATCCGCACCGCCCGCGCCAAGGGCGTGTCGGAGCGTCGGGTGCTGATGGGCCATGCCCTGCGCGCGGCGATGGTGTCGATCATCCCGGTGCTGGGCATCCAGGCCGGGTTCGTCCTGTCCGGGTCGGTCTATATCGAAATGGTGTTCCAATGGCCCGGCGTCGGGCGAATGCTGGTCGATGCGATCCTGAAACGGGACATCCTGCTGGTGCAGGGCGGTGTCGTCTTCGTCGCTGCCTGCTACGTTTTGTTCAACATCGCGGTGGACGTGGCGCAGGGCCTTCTGGACCCGAGGATCAAGACATGA
- a CDS encoding ABC transporter substrate-binding protein, with amino-acid sequence MNLTAWTRRAVVAAMGATMLSAPLALPVAAQTPPGVLIVGQIAEPKSLDPSTVTAVNDFRILYNMYDGLVRYKSGTLEVEPALATSWEISDDGKTYTFALREGVSFHDGSPMNAEAIKFNFDRMLNEDHPQHDTGPFPLAFFFSAIDSVEAVDDMTVKFTLNEPYAPFLSNLAYTPGLMVSKAGVEAQGQDFGRMPSGTGPFKFVEWRSNEAVVVEKNPDYWDGAPQLEAVVYRPITDANTRTAEMLAGGIDLMVEVPPVTLSEFQGEEFKIVEQAGPHVWFLILNAKEGPFADKKVRQAANYAINKSALVDDVLEGTAQVAAGPTPPAFSWAYNEALEPYPYDPEKAKALIAEAGAEGAELTFYVTEGGSGMLDPVAMGTAIQADLEAVGFDVKIETYEWNTFLGEVNPGLEGKADMAEMAWMTNDPDTLPFLALRTDAWPDKGGFNSGYYSNPEVDKLLEDARVATSQEERATLYKEMQEIVQDDAPWVFVANWKQNAVTSANVENFQLEPSFFLLLRDVVKN; translated from the coding sequence ATGAACCTTACCGCTTGGACCCGCCGCGCGGTGGTGGCCGCCATGGGTGCCACCATGCTGTCCGCCCCGCTGGCGCTGCCGGTCGCGGCGCAGACGCCGCCGGGCGTGCTGATCGTCGGCCAGATCGCCGAGCCGAAGTCGCTTGACCCGTCCACCGTGACGGCGGTCAATGATTTCCGCATCCTCTACAACATGTACGATGGGCTGGTGCGCTACAAATCCGGCACGCTGGAGGTCGAACCGGCCCTCGCCACCAGCTGGGAGATCAGCGATGACGGCAAGACCTACACCTTTGCCCTGCGCGAGGGGGTGAGCTTTCACGACGGCAGCCCGATGAACGCGGAGGCGATCAAGTTCAACTTCGACCGGATGCTGAACGAGGATCACCCCCAGCACGACACCGGGCCCTTCCCGCTGGCCTTCTTCTTCTCCGCCATCGACAGCGTCGAGGCGGTGGACGACATGACGGTGAAATTCACCCTGAACGAGCCCTACGCGCCGTTCCTCTCCAATCTCGCCTATACGCCGGGGCTGATGGTGTCCAAGGCGGGCGTCGAGGCGCAGGGCCAGGATTTCGGGCGCATGCCGTCGGGCACCGGGCCGTTCAAATTCGTCGAATGGCGGTCGAACGAGGCGGTCGTGGTGGAGAAGAACCCCGATTACTGGGACGGCGCGCCGCAGCTGGAGGCGGTCGTCTATCGCCCGATCACCGACGCCAACACCCGCACCGCCGAGATGCTGGCCGGGGGCATCGACCTGATGGTCGAGGTGCCGCCCGTCACCCTGTCGGAATTTCAGGGGGAGGAATTCAAGATCGTCGAACAGGCCGGTCCGCACGTCTGGTTCCTGATCCTGAATGCCAAGGAAGGGCCCTTCGCGGACAAGAAGGTCCGGCAGGCCGCGAATTATGCGATCAACAAGTCGGCGCTGGTCGATGACGTGCTGGAAGGCACCGCGCAGGTTGCCGCAGGCCCGACGCCGCCGGCCTTTTCCTGGGCCTATAACGAGGCGCTGGAACCCTATCCCTATGATCCCGAAAAAGCCAAGGCCCTGATCGCGGAGGCCGGTGCAGAGGGCGCGGAGCTGACGTTCTACGTCACCGAAGGCGGGTCCGGCATGCTGGATCCGGTGGCCATGGGCACGGCGATCCAGGCGGATCTCGAGGCCGTGGGCTTTGACGTGAAGATCGAGACCTACGAATGGAATACCTTCCTGGGCGAGGTCAATCCGGGTTTGGAGGGCAAGGCCGACATGGCGGAAATGGCCTGGATGACCAATGACCCGGATACGCTGCCTTTCCTGGCGCTGCGCACCGATGCCTGGCCGGACAAGGGCGGGTTCAACTCCGGCTATTATTCCAACCCGGAGGTCGACAAGCTGCTGGAGGACGCCCGCGTCGCCACCAGCCAGGAAGAGCGCGCGACCCTTTACAAGGAGATGCAGGAAATCGTGCAGGACGACGCACCCTGGGTTTTTGTCGCGAATTGGAAGCAGAACGCCGTCACCTCCGCCAATGTGGAGAACTTCCAGCTGGAACCGTCGTTCTTCCTGCTGCTGCGCGACGTGGTAAAGAACTGA
- a CDS encoding ureidoglycolate lyase, with the protein MTDRTMTPQGGAEEPQGRAGPGAATVDSIVIAALDAGAFAPFGQVIDTQGDPDRIINQGLCGRYNDRAAMEFGTGRAGISLFRAEPRALPLRLDMVERHPDGSQAFIPMSMDPFLVIVAPDHDGIPGRPLAFRTAPGQAINLARGTWHGVLTPLHAPGLFAVVDRIGPGDNLQEHWFGAPYTVRLPTPAAPAAD; encoded by the coding sequence GTGACCGACAGGACAATGACGCCGCAGGGCGGGGCGGAGGAACCGCAGGGCAGGGCAGGGCCAGGGGCGGCGACGGTCGACAGCATCGTCATCGCCGCGCTGGACGCGGGCGCGTTCGCGCCGTTCGGACAGGTGATCGACACGCAAGGCGATCCCGACCGGATCATCAACCAGGGCTTGTGCGGGCGCTACAACGATCGGGCCGCGATGGAGTTCGGCACCGGGCGCGCCGGGATCAGCCTGTTCCGCGCAGAGCCGCGCGCATTGCCCCTGCGGCTGGACATGGTGGAGCGTCATCCTGACGGCTCCCAGGCGTTCATCCCGATGTCGATGGATCCGTTCCTGGTGATCGTGGCGCCGGATCACGACGGCATTCCAGGCCGCCCGCTGGCCTTTCGCACCGCGCCGGGACAGGCGATCAACCTGGCGCGCGGCACCTGGCACGGGGTTCTGACCCCGCTGCATGCGCCGGGCCTGTTTGCCGTGGTGGATCGCATCGGCCCCGGCGACAATCTTCAGGAACATTGGTTCGGGGCACCCTATACCGTCCGGCTCCCCACCCCTGCCGCTCCGGCGGCGGACTGA
- a CDS encoding DUF1028 domain-containing protein, with protein MTFSLLARDPETGTLAAAAATGSLCVGGWVLRGRLEAGLSASQGAAPSTFWGEDVLASMADGQDAAAAVAAITAADPGRDQRQLSALDPQGGTGAFTGAENTPQMGTQRFEHGIAAGNMLTDVDILDRLIDAYMDTRGTPGHRLLAALHAAQRAGGDSRGLLSAALLVLHPSHAPLTLRVDHDARDPLAALDNLHKVATSGDYADWARQVPSRLAPHRGLD; from the coding sequence ATGACCTTCTCTCTTCTCGCCCGCGACCCGGAAACAGGCACCCTGGCCGCCGCAGCGGCCACCGGCAGCCTCTGCGTGGGCGGGTGGGTCTTGCGCGGGCGATTGGAAGCCGGTTTGTCGGCCAGCCAGGGCGCTGCCCCCTCCACCTTCTGGGGGGAGGACGTGCTGGCCTCCATGGCCGACGGGCAGGATGCGGCGGCTGCGGTTGCGGCCATCACCGCCGCCGATCCCGGTCGCGATCAACGCCAGCTGAGCGCACTGGACCCCCAAGGCGGCACCGGCGCGTTCACCGGGGCGGAAAATACACCGCAGATGGGCACGCAACGTTTCGAACACGGGATCGCCGCCGGTAACATGCTGACGGACGTGGATATTCTGGATCGATTGATCGACGCCTACATGGATACGCGCGGCACGCCCGGTCACCGGCTATTGGCCGCGCTGCACGCTGCGCAGCGGGCGGGGGGCGACAGTCGCGGATTGCTGTCTGCCGCGCTGCTGGTGCTGCACCCCTCCCATGCGCCACTGACCCTGCGGGTGGATCACGACGCCCGCGACCCGCTGGCCGCGCTGGACAATCTGCACAAAGTTGCCACCAGCGGCGATTACGCCGATTGGGCCCGGCAAGTGCCCAGCCGCCTGGCCCCGCACCGCGGCCTGGACTGA
- the uraH gene encoding hydroxyisourate hydrolase, with the protein MPGYLTTHVLDTARGQPAQGLGISLFRITRSGREGLASMTTNADGRTDSPILPEAEFVTGTYELVFAAGAWLDSIGTPAEDPRFLDVIPIRFGMSEAVHYHVPLLLSPFGYSTYRGS; encoded by the coding sequence ATGCCCGGCTACCTGACCACCCATGTTCTGGACACCGCGCGGGGCCAACCTGCACAGGGCTTGGGCATTTCATTGTTTCGCATCACCCGCTCAGGGCGGGAGGGGCTGGCCAGCATGACCACCAATGCCGATGGCCGCACCGACAGCCCGATCCTGCCAGAGGCGGAATTCGTCACCGGCACCTATGAGCTGGTCTTTGCCGCCGGGGCGTGGCTGGACAGTATCGGCACCCCGGCAGAAGATCCCCGGTTCCTGGACGTGATCCCGATCCGGTTCGGCATGTCGGAGGCGGTGCATTATCATGTGCCGCTGCTGCTGTCGCCGTTCGGCTATTCGACCTATCGCGGCAGCTGA
- a CDS encoding ABC transporter ATP-binding protein, translating to MTDSAQPALRVSDLSKTFARPAPPFGKAQPGVRAVRPLSFSVATGETLGIVGESGCGKSTLARMLVGLLGPSTGAIEIAGQALDTGDPAAFGRLIQYVFQDPVSSLNPRKTIRQVMEAPLKNLHRMARADRGARINQIFDSVNLRPEFLSRYPHEFSGGQAQRIGIARALAAAPRIMVLDEPVSALDVSVQAQVLNLLADLRREFGLTYLFISHDLAVVEAVSDRVMVLYFGAVVEIGRAETIFNAPKHPYTRLLADSAPVVGRPLTAPEQKGSELPDPLNSPPGCAFAGRCPRATDLCRTEDPALEQMEEDQFAACHHPITP from the coding sequence ATGACCGATTCCGCCCAACCGGCGCTGCGCGTCAGCGACCTGTCCAAGACCTTCGCCCGGCCCGCGCCCCCGTTCGGCAAGGCGCAACCGGGGGTGCGCGCGGTGCGGCCGCTGTCCTTTTCCGTCGCGACGGGGGAGACGCTGGGCATCGTCGGCGAATCCGGCTGTGGCAAGTCCACGCTGGCGCGGATGCTGGTCGGTCTGCTGGGCCCCTCCACCGGTGCGATCGAGATCGCGGGGCAAGCGCTGGACACCGGCGATCCGGCGGCCTTCGGCCGTTTGATCCAATATGTCTTTCAGGATCCTGTCAGCAGCCTGAACCCGCGCAAGACCATCCGCCAGGTGATGGAGGCGCCGCTGAAGAACCTGCACCGCATGGCCCGTGCGGATCGCGGCGCGCGGATCAACCAGATCTTCGACAGCGTGAACCTGCGGCCGGAGTTCCTGTCGCGCTATCCGCATGAATTCTCGGGCGGACAGGCCCAGCGGATCGGCATCGCCCGCGCCCTGGCCGCAGCGCCGCGCATCATGGTTCTGGACGAGCCCGTCTCGGCGCTGGACGTGTCGGTGCAGGCGCAGGTTCTGAACCTGCTGGCCGATCTGCGGCGCGAATTCGGCCTGACCTACCTTTTCATCAGCCACGACCTTGCGGTGGTGGAGGCGGTCAGCGACCGGGTCATGGTGCTGTATTTCGGTGCCGTGGTGGAAATCGGACGGGCGGAGACGATTTTCAACGCGCCCAAACACCCCTATACCAGACTTCTGGCGGATAGCGCACCGGTGGTCGGCCGCCCTCTGACCGCGCCGGAACAGAAGGGCAGCGAATTGCCCGACCCGTTGAACTCGCCGCCGGGCTGCGCCTTTGCCGGCAGATGCCCGCGCGCCACGGATCTTTGCCGGACCGAAGATCCGGCCCTGGAACAGATGGAAGAGGACCAGTTTGCCGCCTGCCACCACCCGATCACCCCGTGA